From Toxotes jaculatrix isolate fToxJac2 chromosome 1, fToxJac2.pri, whole genome shotgun sequence, a single genomic window includes:
- the si:ch73-103b9.2 gene encoding uncharacterized protein si:ch73-103b9.2 gives MATSKAEDHTAAGGSDKELPAQEEKDKSSERRLVDVLLDISEEDFLKELEPYEYHCYSGLEEAVRGWARVAPLSCILVTQKRYKKPKHKEADNLAPLSVDPTVPNADSSASIAEHRCESHTGPNYNLKKSMPLKQQVGSWSNPAVAALQPDASEWPVLNAMQKTMSHLFLEEKIEEGGTPRETPLQCHHLSSKYSASENRPAKPQKHSHRPNNTVVPIKNFTFLPPIKSPRLNPKVSGQLCSGKRASEGETLEENCFMFDKKSETKGTRVDPVGNTELPNYSAALTSKYQACQHNPHLFSAVSVSIPKRYQVPVSSKPVTLHHRSYSEGKSLTQALHASTAAGAQAHMQPSCLFS, from the exons ATGGCGACCTCAAAAGCAGAGGATCACACAGCTGCGGGTGGATCAGACAAGGAGCTTCCTgcacaggaggagaaggacaagaGTTCAGAAAGGAGACTTGTTGATGTCCTTCTAGATATTAGTGAGGAGGACTTCTTGAAAGAACTGGAGCCATATGAGTATCACTGTTACTCTGGTTTGGAAGAAGCT GTCCGGGGTTGGGCCAGAGTAGCTCCACTGAGCTGCATACTTGTGACTCAGAAGAGATACAAGAAACCAAAGCATAAGGAGGCTGACAACCTGGCCCCCTTGTCTGTTGACCCTACAGTCCCTAATGCAGACAGCTCTGCCAGCATTGCAGAGCATCGCTGCGAGTCGCATACAGGCCCTAATTACAACCTTAAGAAATCCATGCCATTAAAGCAGCAGGTGGGATCTTGGAGTAACCCTGCTGTGGCAGCTCTGCAGCCAGACGCCTCAGAATGGCCTGTCCTCAACGCCATGCAGAAAACCATGTCACACCTCTTCCTCGAAGAAAAGATAGAGGAGGGAGGGACGCCCAGAGAGACTCCTTTGCAATGTCACCATCTGTCATCAAAATACTCTGCATCAGAGAACAGGCCCGCTAAGCCTCAGAAACACAGCCACAGGCCCAATAATACAGTGGTTCCCATTAAAAACTTCACATTTTTACCACCAATCAAGTCACCGCGTCTGAATCCTAAGGTCAGTGGCCAGCTGTGCAGTGGCAAGAGGGCATCAGAGGGAGAAACCTTAGAGGAAAACTGTTTCATGTTTGATAAGAAGAGTGAAACTAAAGGAACAAGAGTGGACCCTGTTGGTAACACAGAGCTTCCCAATTACTCTGCAGCCCTGACCTCCAAGTACCAGGCGTGTCAGCATAACCCCCACTTGTTTTCTGCTGTAAGTGTTTCTATCCCCAAGAGGTATCAGGTACCTGTGTCTTCCAAACCTGTCACATTGCACCACAGGAGCTACTCAGAGGGCAAGAGCCTCACACAGGCGCTCCACGccagcactgcagcaggtgCACAGGCCCATATGCAGCCCAGCTGCCTGTTCTCTTAA
- the LOC121183690 gene encoding protein phosphatase 1 regulatory subunit 3E, whose product MEAEPVQPVVVMLPPKNCLPRNYSCIAGLFGSLAAANPRLEDGEDFDMMNGTCEPIESPVVDERPRGREIFLKPQQSPNLRRRCKSLPTPTERAKLEISRSRSPTSQKKVRFADSLGLELTSVKHFDDTDVPEVPERILAKLPKGPLHLNHLDTKFPRAPAQSVFMELQFTNPGTLPGFEQKVREVKVMLESVEADEFSLSGFVRVLNLAFEKSVSLRYSLNNWITFMDSLASYVPDSSDGVTDKFCFKIVMPTYLDNGGTLQFAIKYCVGGEEFWDNNNGNNYKVRRHRFKMSPPREWENGWIHFI is encoded by the coding sequence ATGGAAGCGGAGCCTGTGCAACCTGTCGTGGTCATGCTGCCCCCGAAGAACTGCCTGCCGAGGAACTACAGCTGCATTGCTGGACTGTTCGGAAGCCTGGCGGCAGCAAACCCGCGGCTTGAAGATGGGGAAGATTTTGACATGATGAACGGTACTTGTGAGCCCATCGAGAGCCCCGTGGTGGACGAGAGACCGCGGGGCAGGGAGATCTTCCTGAAGCCTCAACAGAGTCCAAACCTGCGTCGGAGGTGCAAGTCGCTGCCCACACCCACAGAGAGAGCAAAGTTAGAGATCTCCCGCAGCAGAAGTCCAACCAGTCAAAAGAAAGTCCGGTTCGCCGACTCCCTGGGCTTAGAGCTCACATCAGTGAAGCATTTTGATGATACAGATGTGCCAGAGGTGCCGGAGCGCATATTGGCAAAACTGCCCAAAGGACCACTCCACCTTAATCACTTGGACACAAAATTCCCCCGGGCTCCTGCCCAGTCTGTGTTCATGGAGTTGCAGTTCACCAACCCGGGCACACTACCCGGTTTTGAGCAGAAAGTGAGGGAGGTGAAAGTGATGCTGGAGAGCGTGGAGGCAGACGAATTCAGCCTCTCCGGGTTTGTGCGCGTGTTGAATCTGGCCTTTGAAAAGAGCGTGTCTTTGCGTTATTCTCTAAACAACTGGATAACGTTCATGGACAGTTTAGCATCCTATGTCCCCGACTCAAGCGACGGCGTCACCGACAAGTTCTGTTTCAAGATCGTCATGCCTACTTACTTAGACAACGGAGGTACATTGCAGTTCGCAATTAAATACTGTGTGGGCGGCGAAGAGTTCTGGGACAATAACAACGGGAACAACTACAAAGTGCGGCGTCACCGGTTCAAGATGTCTCCACCGCGGGAATGGGAGAACGGATGGATTCACTTTATCTGA